The following are encoded in a window of Panicum virgatum strain AP13 chromosome 5N, P.virgatum_v5, whole genome shotgun sequence genomic DNA:
- the LOC120675719 gene encoding uncharacterized protein LOC120675719, which translates to MPAVAVAPSIKQALRRITAKDSPRPQDPDVVHRRFNLGEFHLFSSAKPRSMAGKFWDSDSESDYEDLGDADSLAMNLAAQKSSQDPAKVLVPTPPPHQPRPAAICRSAAGETAKQPGTNKMEVARPVRPPWKQLWKGPLPPPRITPPVTLGQFLPEMKKTGKRRADPIIAPVRIPNLTGPTFANAKQSSNPSVPNPGPHQAFPRLGSGAVLVSSSAATSALAKGNPRRRLISPTVPPHLLPPKPTYRDVLMAGRGRWFRRRNSPGRGSADRQAPADRQVANSAAPGRNGGQPGRGRGNQARSGRVDQVERACDLQADRDRGVRPDRGRGRGAPHAAGGNGGPNAPTGRGTAGVRGGAPLPPQAPAAGDQPSSGSGSGEGNQRHGPDQGREASEPTAEERGKSKRKRSGNLECTICLEDHFTNQCHLLRGPKPSVTYCGAAEDGMGFFQIQAANLNDIVASDLNSAAAQITVESGEVSSRLLVTELSRLVPVHWKWEVQELDSHVFVVPFPSKEELDRLVAVGTVTTKNKEGTLLFEEFVDDVQPIKVLDKVWVTVTKVPRLLRSFLPLWAVGTIIGETQKVDIYHLRQTGEVRILVAVFDVQKIPKYADVCVKGSIYRLYFKPDEVAPKIFNPEDDDLLGDDDKDLDGDGDREMEEADDAPKPQDFEKGKSTSASDGTLPSHSQSGAYHKQAALIQEAIDLACEQLFEEISIKVMVEKEGGEEWKRYSPLTEEELATYNSMITPPIKPHPFMFADEVVEAGGELNPSLGFDGGLPLLSYPASPVADVEEDVTLHPPTPPSLSVEEGLGGVSGPLPMVGQPIGAAPLPSLLMGQPGTLGEQPIGAVRYPRGCLSGRPRTPCCWRGSRPSAGVLDHCHRQQPRMRWQLWGRPLLLRLPNSADVAGMWERRMSTPYTR; encoded by the coding sequence ATGCCAGCGGTCGCCGTCGCCCCTTCGATCAAGCAAGCTCTTCGTAGAATTACTGCTAAAGATTCTCCTCGGCCTCAAGATCCAGATGTGGTGCACCGTCGATTCAATTTGGGGGAATTTCATCTTTTctcctcggcaaagccaagatCAATGGCCGGCAAGTTCTGGGACTCCGACTCTGAGTCCGATTATGAGGATCTGGGCGATGCTGATTCGCTCGCCATGAACCTCGCCGCGCAAAAATCCTCTCAAGACCCGGCCAAGGTGCTTGTCCCGACACCACCTCCACACCAGCCTAGGCCTGCTGCCATATGTCGATCGGCGGCGGGTGAGACTGCCAAGCAACCGGGGACGAACAAGATGGAGGTGGCGCGTCCAGTGAGACCTCCTTGGAAGCAGCTATGGAAAgggccgctgccaccgccgaGGATTACGCCGCCGGTGACGCTCGGCCAGTTTCTCCCGGAGATGAAGAAGACGGGGAAACGTCGAGCTGATCCGATAATCGCGCCAGTTCGAATTCCAAACTTAACGGGTCCGACTTTTGCAAATGCGAAGCAATCTTCCAACCCGTCAGTGCCAAACCCGGGTCCACATCAGGCCTTTCCCAGGTTGGGGTCGGGCGCGGTACTGGTCTCTTCGTCCGCCGCGACGTCTGCTTTGGCCAAGGGAAACCCTAGACGGCGGCTCATCTCTCCCACGGTGCCACCACACCTTCTTCCTCCGAAACCAACCTACCGCGACGTTCTCATGGCCGGTCGAGGTCGGTGGTTCCGCCGCCGGAACAGCCCAGGTCGCGGCTCAGCGGACCGGCAGGCGCCAGCTGATCGGCAAGTGGCGAACAGCGCTGCGCCTGGTCGCAATGGAGGACAACCGGGTCGTGGGCGTGGCAATCAAGCCAGGAGTGGCAGGGTGGATCAGGTGGAGCGGGCGTGCGACCTCCAGGCCGATCGGGACCGAGGTGTACGTCCCgaccgtggccgtggccgtggcgctCCCCATGCCGCAGGGGGCAACGGAGGCCCTAACGCCCCTACTGGCAGGGGTACGGCTGGGGTTAGGGGCGGCGCACCTCTCCCTCCTCAAGCACCAGCAGCAGGGGATCAACCTTCAAGTGGCTCGGGTTCAGGAGAAGGAAACCAGCGCCATGGTCCGGATCAGGGACGAGAGGCCAGTGAACCAACTGCTGAAGAGCGTGGCAAGTCCAAGCGGAAGAGATCAGGAAACCTGGAATGCACGATCTGTCTAGAGGATCACTTCACTAACCAATGCCATTTGTTGCGAGGCCCTAAACCTTCGGTCACTTATTGTGGGGCAGCGGAGGATGGCATGGGGTTTTTCCAAATTCAAGCGGCCAACCTCAATGACATTGTTGCTTCGGACCTGAACTCTGCGGCGGCACAAATTACTGTGGAATCGGGTGAAGTCTCTTCGCGTTTGCTGGTGACAGAGCTTTCAAGACTTGTTCCTGTTCACTGGAAGTGGGAGGTACAGGAGTTGGATAGCCACGTTTTCGTGGTTCCTTTTCCCAGTAAGGAGGAATTGGATCGCTTGGTAGCTGTTGGGACGGTTACGACCAAGAACAAGGAAGGCACTCTCTTGTTTGAAGAATTTGTTGATGATGTGCAACCCATCAAAGTCCTGGATAAGGTGTGGGTGACGGTCACCAAGGTACCTCGTCTGCTTCGCTCCTTCCTACCACTTTGGGCGGTTGGTACTATAATCGGTGAGACCCAAAAGGTTGATATCTATCACCTTCGTCAGACAGGAGAGGTCCGCATTTTGGTGGCTGTTTTCGATGTTCAGAAAATCCCAAAATATGCTGATGTCTGTGTCAAAGGGAGTATATACCGGCTTTATTTTAAGCCAGATGAAGTGGCTCCTAAAATCTTTAAtccagaagatgatgacctcCTGGGAGATGATGACAAAGACCTTGATGGTGATGGTGACAGGGAGATGGAAGAAGCAGATGATGCTCCAAAACCACAGGACTTTGAGAAGGGCAAATCTACTTCTGCTTCGGATGGCACTTTACCTTCTCATTCTCAAAGTGGGGCTTATCATAAACAGGCGGCTTTAATTCAAGAAGCTATAGACTTGGCTTGTGAGCAGCTTTTTGAGGAAATAAGTATTAAAGTCATGGTTGAGAAGGAGGGTGGAGAAGAATGGAAACGATACTCACCCTTGACAGAGGAAGAGCTAGCAACATATAATTCTATGATAACACCTCCAATCAAACCTCATCCTTTCATGTTTGCAGATGAAGTTGTCGAAGCGGGAGGGGAATTGAACCCCTCTCTTGGGTTTGACGGGGGGCTTCCTTTGCTCTCTTACCCCGCGTCGCCAGTTGCAGATGTTGAAGAAGATGTCACACTTCACCCTCCAACACCGCCATCACTTTCGGTTGAGGAGGGGTTGGGTGGGGTCAGCGGACCGCTGCCCATGGTAGGGCAGCCGATTGGGGCTGCGCCGCTGCCCTCGCTGCTGATGGGGCAGCCAGGGACGCTCGGGGAACAGCCCATCGGGGCTGTCCGCTACCCGCGGGGCTGCCTGAGCGGCCGGCCACGCACGCCTTGCTGTTGGAGGGGCAGCAGACCATCGGCGGGGGTACTGGACCATTGCCACCGCCAGCAGCCGAGGATGAGGTGGCAGCTATGGGGAAGGCCACTGCTCCTGCGTTTACCAAACTCCGCCGATGTAGCAGGAATGTGGGAAAGGCGGATGAGCACACCCTACACAAGGTAG